Proteins from one Erysipelothrix larvae genomic window:
- a CDS encoding PTS sugar transporter subunit IIC: protein MLDKLENVLGPIAEKLNNNKVLIAIRDGFLISTPLIIGASVFLLIQNFPINGYSEFMASIFGENWSTYLGAVSGATFSLLAMINVICIGYVYARELGSEGMVGGIVALVSFLILTPQSHPNFVNDAGKSFSGFAYSNLGSSGLFLGMICAIVSVLIFNKIEKKGWVIKMPAGVPPMVAMSFSALIPAFFSMTFFFLLRIGVSLTSYNFAHDMIMEVLQAPLMGLGRLPIFPVLYQFFSTLFWFFGINGPAVTNTVFSPITTVLTQENLSVFLEFGMKADLPNIYTASFSDFFGNYGGGGSTLSLVICMLFFAKSQRLKQLGRLSIVPGIFGVNEMVIFGLPVVLNPIILVPFILVPVMNISLGYIATAIGLIPRTFGISIPWTMPIFFSGWLATGSFKAAFFQIFLLILGILVYYPFFKVLDKQYLEEETKGLESETDELDDISLSDISFD from the coding sequence ATGTTAGATAAATTGGAAAATGTTCTTGGACCAATCGCCGAGAAACTCAATAACAATAAGGTGTTAATTGCTATTCGTGATGGGTTCTTGATTTCAACCCCATTAATCATCGGAGCATCTGTTTTCTTGCTCATCCAAAATTTCCCAATCAATGGGTATTCAGAGTTCATGGCAAGTATCTTTGGTGAAAACTGGTCCACGTACTTAGGGGCAGTGTCAGGAGCAACCTTTAGTTTACTCGCAATGATCAATGTCATTTGTATTGGATATGTTTATGCACGTGAGCTTGGTAGTGAAGGAATGGTCGGTGGAATTGTTGCACTTGTAAGTTTCCTAATTCTAACCCCACAAAGTCATCCAAACTTTGTCAACGATGCAGGGAAATCATTCTCTGGTTTCGCTTATTCAAATTTAGGATCGAGTGGATTGTTCTTAGGAATGATTTGTGCGATTGTGAGCGTACTGATCTTTAATAAAATTGAGAAAAAAGGGTGGGTCATTAAAATGCCTGCTGGTGTACCCCCAATGGTTGCGATGTCATTCAGTGCATTAATTCCAGCATTCTTCTCAATGACATTCTTTTTCTTACTAAGAATTGGCGTATCCTTAACATCATATAACTTTGCCCACGATATGATTATGGAAGTTCTACAAGCACCATTAATGGGTCTAGGTCGCTTGCCAATATTCCCTGTATTATATCAATTCTTCTCTACATTGTTTTGGTTCTTTGGAATCAATGGACCTGCAGTAACCAATACTGTATTTAGTCCAATCACCACAGTATTAACTCAAGAGAACCTCAGCGTTTTCCTAGAGTTTGGAATGAAAGCAGACCTTCCAAATATCTATACTGCGTCATTCTCTGATTTCTTTGGAAATTATGGTGGTGGAGGATCAACGTTATCCTTGGTTATCTGTATGCTATTCTTTGCGAAGTCACAACGTCTAAAACAACTTGGTCGGTTATCGATTGTTCCAGGAATCTTTGGAGTTAATGAAATGGTTATCTTCGGGCTTCCAGTAGTATTAAACCCAATCATTCTAGTACCGTTTATATTAGTTCCTGTTATGAATATTTCACTTGGATATATTGCTACTGCAATAGGGTTGATTCCTCGGACATTTGGGATTTCAATTCCATGGACGATGCCAATCTTCTTCTCTGGATGGCTTGCGACCGGAAGCTTTAAAGCAGCGTTTTTCCAAATATTCCTGTTAATATTAGGTATTCTGGTGTATTATCCGTTCTTCAAAGTGTTAGATAAACAATATCTAGAGGAAGAAACTAAAGGATTGGAAAGCGAAACAGATGAACTTGATGATATCTCGCTTTCAGATATTTCCTTTGATTAA
- a CDS encoding histidine phosphatase family protein, whose protein sequence is MKKVWKVLLTLLIAFCLVGCNSADKKTENADKEVTIYLVRHGKTWFNTTDQVQGYCDSPLTEVGEEQARKVGVGLQDISFAGAYSSDLARQRNTAKLILAENKHEVPLITENIGFREMNYGGFEGGPNMEINIQVAKSLGIEEFPDDVENVWFWLLDMIGEEDYINRTAQVDPLHAAETYDEMVKRGKDAMTDTVEDALKRGGGNILIVSSGGIIPLMVESIVPGQYQGEKIANGSVTIIHYKNGVYTVEVIGDTQYVK, encoded by the coding sequence ATGAAAAAAGTATGGAAAGTATTATTGACCTTACTGATTGCCTTCTGTCTTGTTGGATGTAATTCAGCTGATAAAAAAACAGAAAATGCTGATAAAGAAGTAACGATATATCTAGTGAGGCATGGTAAAACATGGTTTAATACAACAGATCAGGTACAAGGATATTGTGATTCGCCACTCACAGAAGTAGGCGAAGAACAAGCGAGGAAAGTAGGCGTAGGACTCCAGGATATATCATTTGCTGGTGCATATTCAAGTGATCTTGCAAGGCAAAGGAATACAGCAAAATTAATCCTAGCTGAGAACAAACATGAAGTACCATTAATAACTGAAAACATAGGATTTAGGGAAATGAATTATGGGGGATTTGAAGGCGGTCCGAATATGGAAATTAACATTCAAGTTGCAAAATCCTTGGGTATTGAAGAGTTCCCAGACGATGTAGAGAATGTCTGGTTTTGGTTACTAGACATGATTGGTGAAGAAGATTATATTAATCGGACAGCACAAGTAGATCCGCTACATGCAGCAGAAACCTATGATGAAATGGTAAAAAGGGGGAAGGATGCAATGACCGACACTGTGGAAGATGCATTAAAACGCGGTGGCGGTAATATACTGATTGTTTCTTCTGGAGGTATCATTCCTCTTATGGTTGAAAGCATCGTTCCGGGTCAGTATCAAGGTGAAAAGATCGCGAATGGCTCTGTTACAATCATCCATTATAAAAACGGTGTGTACACAGTAGAAGTTATTGGTGATACACAATATGTTAAATAG
- a CDS encoding PTS lactose/cellobiose transporter subunit IIA, with protein MTLEKIQEIGMMMISKIGLAKSNYVESLSESREGNFERAKQLIQEADLLKIEAHTEHFGLIQLEASGNQLPFSLILMHAEDQLLTCEVFHKIALEHITLYTRIKKLEDVIIKD; from the coding sequence ATGACACTCGAAAAGATACAAGAAATTGGAATGATGATGATTTCTAAAATTGGACTTGCGAAATCTAACTATGTGGAATCGCTCAGCGAATCACGCGAAGGGAACTTTGAACGCGCAAAACAGCTGATTCAAGAAGCAGACCTGCTAAAGATTGAAGCACACACAGAACACTTTGGATTGATTCAGTTGGAAGCTTCAGGTAACCAGCTCCCATTCAGTCTCATTCTTATGCATGCTGAAGATCAACTCTTAACCTGTGAGGTGTTTCATAAAATAGCACTTGAACACATCACATTATATACACGGATTAAGAAACTTGAGGATGTCATCATTAAGGACTAA
- a CDS encoding PTS sugar transporter subunit IIB, which translates to MKRVYLFCNAGMSTSLLASKMQEVATQYNLPIEVKAFSDSKMEDIVSQFNPDVILLGPQVKYLEKETKAKYEPNTPVEVINLEDYGKVNGERVLKFAISLIKNKGKG; encoded by the coding sequence ATGAAAAGAGTGTACTTATTCTGTAATGCGGGGATGTCGACGAGTTTGCTTGCAAGCAAAATGCAAGAAGTCGCAACCCAGTATAATTTACCAATTGAGGTAAAAGCTTTTTCGGATTCAAAGATGGAAGATATTGTGTCACAGTTTAATCCAGATGTCATTTTACTGGGACCACAAGTGAAATACTTAGAAAAAGAAACAAAAGCTAAGTATGAACCAAACACACCCGTTGAGGTTATCAATTTAGAGGATTATGGAAAAGTTAATGGTGAGCGTGTTCTTAAATTTGCGATATCACTCATCAAAAATAAGGGGAAGGGTTAA
- a CDS encoding NAD(P)-dependent malic enzyme has product MTDLNQKALDLHKQLKGKIEIRNKMDVDSLEIMSLLYSPGVAQPCVEIQNNPQSIYETTWKSNTVAVVSNGSAVLGLGDIGASAGLPVMEGKAMLFKAFSNVNAVPIMLDTKDPDEIIRAVEMMAPTFGGINLEDIKAPECVYIEKQLQKRLNIPVFHDDQHGTAIVVMAGLINAFKLIGKELKEAKVVVSGTGAAGSSIIHMLSEAGISNIYAYNVNGPVDKTKKDSYDFVVQGICECISDLNEEKTLSDLLKNADVFIGVSAPDIVSEEDIRSMNHDAVVFAMANPNPEITYEKAKRAGARIVGTGRSDYPNQVNNVLAFPGIFQGALSVRATEINEAMKLAAAYGIQSVLSEDELNDENIIPSALNPEVSRNVAQAVAQKAIEMGVILK; this is encoded by the coding sequence ATGACAGACCTTAATCAAAAAGCATTGGATCTTCATAAACAATTAAAAGGGAAGATCGAGATAAGAAATAAGATGGATGTGGATTCACTTGAAATCATGAGTTTACTGTATTCACCAGGTGTTGCCCAACCTTGTGTTGAAATACAAAATAATCCGCAATCAATCTATGAAACAACATGGAAATCGAATACTGTGGCAGTTGTGAGTAATGGTTCAGCGGTGTTAGGACTGGGCGATATTGGTGCATCTGCAGGACTTCCAGTGATGGAAGGAAAAGCCATGCTCTTTAAAGCATTCTCAAATGTTAATGCTGTTCCTATCATGCTTGATACAAAAGATCCTGATGAAATCATTCGTGCTGTTGAGATGATGGCACCTACTTTTGGGGGGATTAACCTTGAAGACATTAAAGCACCAGAATGTGTCTATATTGAGAAACAACTTCAAAAACGTTTGAATATTCCAGTGTTTCATGATGATCAACATGGTACTGCAATTGTAGTAATGGCAGGACTCATCAATGCATTTAAACTCATTGGCAAAGAACTAAAAGAAGCTAAAGTAGTTGTATCTGGAACAGGTGCTGCTGGAAGCTCTATTATCCATATGTTAAGTGAAGCAGGTATTTCAAACATTTATGCATATAATGTTAACGGTCCAGTTGATAAAACAAAGAAAGACAGCTATGACTTTGTGGTTCAAGGAATTTGTGAGTGCATTTCTGATTTAAATGAAGAGAAAACACTCAGTGACTTACTCAAAAATGCTGATGTCTTTATTGGTGTCTCTGCACCAGACATCGTCAGTGAAGAGGATATACGATCCATGAATCACGATGCAGTTGTTTTCGCAATGGCTAACCCAAACCCAGAAATAACCTATGAAAAAGCAAAACGTGCTGGTGCTCGTATTGTAGGAACGGGTCGTTCTGACTATCCAAATCAAGTCAACAATGTCCTCGCATTCCCAGGTATCTTTCAAGGGGCCTTAAGTGTAAGAGCAACTGAAATCAATGAAGCCATGAAACTAGCGGCAGCGTACGGAATTCAAAGTGTTTTATCCGAAGATGAACTCAATGATGAGAACATCATCCCATCTGCACTCAATCCTGAAGTGTCAAGAAACGTGGCACAAGCGGTGGCTCAAAAAGCAATTGAGATGGGAGTGATTTTAAAATGA
- a CDS encoding GrdB-related putative oxidoreductase, whose product MRTLLFFDQIQAGKGGKEHTDVPLSVEKGGIGSYAMFEKYFKQEGLALVATMYAGADFFEDNKQECCEKVVNLIQKVKAEVVICGPTYDYDRYTQTACHLAEYINKNSECRAIVCCAPEKNHETIEEYKDKIVMVKMPKKGGVGLNESLHHMVQIAKYVGSNHSLEALSMYLY is encoded by the coding sequence GTGAGAACACTATTATTCTTTGATCAAATTCAAGCTGGTAAAGGTGGAAAAGAACATACCGATGTACCGCTTAGTGTTGAAAAAGGGGGGATCGGTTCATACGCAATGTTTGAAAAATATTTCAAACAAGAAGGATTAGCTTTAGTTGCTACCATGTATGCAGGTGCTGATTTCTTTGAAGACAATAAACAAGAATGTTGTGAAAAGGTCGTGAATTTGATTCAAAAGGTTAAAGCAGAAGTTGTAATCTGCGGGCCTACTTATGATTATGATCGTTACACACAAACCGCATGCCACTTAGCAGAGTATATTAATAAAAACTCAGAGTGTAGAGCTATTGTATGCTGTGCTCCTGAAAAGAATCACGAAACTATTGAAGAATATAAAGATAAGATTGTGATGGTGAAAATGCCAAAGAAAGGTGGAGTGGGACTGAATGAGTCCCTTCATCATATGGTTCAAATTGCGAAATATGTTGGGTCAAATCATTCACTTGAAGCGTTAAGCATGTACCTATATTGA
- a CDS encoding class II fumarate hydratase: protein MSANHQFESVTLDDTKTWGKNTQRSLNNFPIGTEKMPKDLIKALLEVKYACALSNMTQGILSQEKGNAIMEAIDTLLDTDFMIHFPLSVWQTGSGTQTNMNANEVIAHIGGHGLHPNDDVNKGQSSNDVFPTALHIMTLSMIQNTLLPTLTQCIKTLEELEVQSHALIKTGRTHLQDATPLSFGQEVSAWVSMLNQNKSQIEDSLKYVLDLAIGGTAVGTGLNTYNGFDKDVCDVLNQRLNLNVKPQLNKFHGLSSKDALVNTHNAITTCATNIMKMANDIRWLASGPRTGLGELELPANEAGSSIMPGKVNPTQIEALTMVCVQIMGNNQTMTIANSQGNFQLNVYMPLMGYTLWQSITLLSDSLDSFTKRCLMGLKPITSKMAYNLEHTLMSATALNQTLGYDQTTKLVNEAHEKGLSIKEVVLGHQLMSEEDFDQNLNVKSMIKPYDIKGK from the coding sequence ATGAGTGCGAACCATCAATTTGAATCAGTCACACTGGATGACACAAAGACCTGGGGTAAAAACACCCAACGTTCACTCAATAATTTCCCCATTGGAACTGAAAAAATGCCAAAGGACTTAATTAAAGCACTTCTTGAAGTAAAGTATGCGTGTGCCTTAAGTAATATGACCCAAGGTATCTTAAGTCAGGAAAAAGGAAACGCCATCATGGAGGCTATAGACACACTTCTAGATACGGATTTTATGATCCATTTTCCGTTATCAGTCTGGCAAACGGGTTCTGGTACACAAACTAATATGAATGCGAATGAAGTGATTGCACATATTGGGGGACATGGCCTTCATCCTAATGATGATGTCAACAAAGGACAATCGTCAAATGATGTATTTCCTACAGCACTTCACATCATGACCCTTTCCATGATTCAAAACACCCTGCTTCCAACACTCACACAATGTATCAAGACCTTAGAAGAATTGGAAGTACAATCACATGCATTAATCAAAACAGGACGGACGCATTTACAAGATGCAACGCCGTTGTCTTTTGGACAGGAAGTCAGTGCGTGGGTGTCTATGTTAAATCAAAATAAATCACAAATTGAAGACAGTCTTAAATATGTGTTAGACCTTGCAATTGGGGGTACTGCTGTAGGAACAGGACTCAATACTTACAATGGCTTTGATAAGGACGTGTGTGATGTTTTAAATCAAAGACTAAACCTCAATGTCAAACCCCAACTCAATAAGTTTCATGGGTTAAGCAGTAAGGATGCACTTGTGAATACACACAATGCGATTACAACCTGTGCGACAAACATTATGAAAATGGCCAATGACATTCGATGGCTTGCAAGTGGGCCACGTACAGGTCTTGGTGAACTTGAACTTCCTGCCAATGAAGCGGGAAGCTCCATCATGCCGGGTAAGGTGAACCCAACCCAAATTGAAGCACTGACGATGGTCTGTGTTCAGATCATGGGGAATAACCAAACAATGACCATCGCCAACTCACAAGGGAACTTCCAACTTAATGTCTACATGCCATTAATGGGATATACGCTCTGGCAATCTATTACATTACTCAGTGACAGTCTAGATTCATTCACCAAACGCTGTTTAATGGGTCTTAAACCGATCACATCAAAGATGGCCTATAATCTAGAACATACCTTAATGAGTGCAACTGCGTTGAATCAAACCTTAGGGTATGACCAAACAACAAAGCTTGTTAATGAAGCACATGAAAAAGGACTGAGTATCAAAGAAGTCGTCTTAGGCCATCAACTCATGAGTGAAGAAGACTTTGATCAAAACTTGAATGTGAAATCAATGATAAAACCCTATGATATAAAGGGTAAGTAG